A window of Methanoregula sp. genomic DNA:
ATTGTCATTGTGGGGGGAGGCATTGTCCGCTCTTCAGATGTAACCGGCTCAACAAAAAAGATCCGTGCTGCAATGGACCATCCCTCGATTAAACCGATCAAAAAAAAATCCGCGGATGAAAATATCCGATCCCTTTTAATGCAGGTTTCGACCCCCAATATCTCGGATGCAATGCACCGTAAGGGAGCGATGACGGGGATTTTTTCAATATGCGGAAATGTCAAAATGGTAGGAAGGGCAGTCACCGTCCAGACGCTTGCCGGGGATTGGGCAAAACCTGTGGAAGCCATCGATGTTGCCAGAAAAGATGAAGTGATCGTGATTAACAACGACGGATGTACACATGTAGCCCCCTGGGGAGAACTGGCTACGTTAAGTTGTGTAACAAAAGGTATCTCGGGTGTTGTTATCGACGGGGCTGTTCGGGATGTCGATGATATACGGGCAATGAAGTTTCCCCTGTTTGCAAAAGCAATCGTGCCAAATGCAGGAGAACCCAAAGGATTTGGGGAGATCAATTCGGAGATCCAGTGTGCGGGACAGTATGTCTGCCCGGGTGACTGGATTGTTGGTGATGAAAGCGGTGTCGTGGTAATTCCCGCGGGGCGAGCTTATGAAGTAGCACGCAGGGCACTGGAAGTAAGGAAAAACGAAGAACGAATACGGGAAGAGATCCGCAGAGGGAGTACACTCTCTCAAGTAGCAGAATTAATAAAATGGGAAAAACAGTGATGCAGTTCTAGTGGAACACGCTTCGTTCCAGAAGAATTGCACCAGAATTTTTAATCTTTTTTATCGCGTCTTCAACTAAATCTACACGAAGGATGAGCACTGCACCTTCTTTTCCGGAATATGCGTAGGAATACTCGATATTAATACCCGCATCTCCCAGAATTTTTGCCACTTCATAGAGACCGCCCGGCTGATCTTTCATACGAACTGCAATCACATCAGTAAATGCGATATTAAATCCCATTGATAACAGTTTGTCATGCGCTTTTTCCGGGTGATCCACCAGTGCTCTCACAACGCCAAAACCGTTTGCTTCTGCGATGCTGAAAGCAAGGATATTGATCTTCTCCTCTCCCAATGCATGAGCAATGGCTGCAAGCCTGCCCGGGCGGTTTTCAGAGAATATTGAAATCTGCCTGATTACATATTTTTGTGTGTCCATTTACATCGACCTCTTATCAATTACCCTCTTTGATTTACCTTCAAACCTTGGTAATGAGCCCGGTTCGACTAATTCGACATCTACATTAACGTTCAACGAATTCCTGAGCCGGTGTTCAACCTTCTGCCGTATCTGCATAAGATCATTGATTTTATCGCTGAATGACTCCTTGTTCAGTTCGACACGGACAAGCATGTCATCGAGAGCTCCTCTCTTCTCGACAACAATCTGGAAATGCTCCCCCACTTCAGGAATTGCCATCAGCGCATACTCGACCTGTGAGGGGAAGACGTTGATACCCCGTATGATGAGCATATCATCTACTCTTCCCTGAATACGCTGGATCCTTGGGTGAGTTCTGCCACAGGCACAGGTATCTTCCTCCATTGTGGTGATATCCCCGATGCGATACCGTATCATAGGGAGGGCTTCTTTCTGAAGGATAGTGATAGTGAGCTCGCCTTTTTCCCCAGCTTCAAGTGATTCACCGGTTTTGGGGTCTATAATCTCTACCAGTGCGATATCCGACCAGATGTGGAATCCTTTTTGTTCCGCACATTCAGTAAACATCGGGCCTGATAGTTCGCTGGTACCATAGATGTCATATGCATTGATACCAAGCCACTCCTGAATGCGGTTGCGCATCCCCTCCGTCCATGGCTCCGCACCCAGAATTCCGGTGCGCAGTTGGGTATCTTTTTTGATATTAACTCCCATCTTCTCTGCAACTTCACCTATATGGAGGAGATACGAGGGTGTGCAGGCAATAGCGGTTGCTCCCAGATCCTGCATGAGTTCTATCTGGCGTTCGGTATTTCCTACACTTGTCGGGATTACGGTTGCTCCAATCCTCTCGGCACCATAGTGCATACCAAGTCCCCCGGTAAAGAGACCGTATCCATAACTTACCTGAATTACATCGCCTCTGCCCAGTCCGATTGAGGTAAGGGCACGGGCCAGTGAGGTTGTCCAGGTGTTTATGTCGTTTTGTGTATAACCAACAACGGTTGGTTTTCCTGTGGTGCCCGATGACACATGATAGCGGACGAGCTCGTCCTGCGTTGCCGTGAAGATCTTATCCGGGTAATTGTCTCTCAGATCCCGTTTGAACATGAACGGGAGTTTATGCACATCAGAAAGTTTAGTGATGTCATCCGGGTGGACTTTCTGCTCTTTCATCCGGTCGTGGTAAAACGGAGAGAAACTGTACAATCGGTACACCAGACTCTTTAGCAGTTTGTACTGCATCCGCTGGAGATCTTCTTTGGGCATTTCCTCGATGCGTGGATCCCAACATTTCATCAAATCGCCTCCCTTCTGTCTATCACTCGCTTTGCCTTTCCTTCGAAACGCGGCAATGATCCTGGCTCAACAAGCCTGACCGTTGTTCGCAGCTCCAGGGCATCGCGGAGTTCTTTTCCTACTTTTTTCTGGATTCTTGCCAGATCCGTGAGTTCGCCACTGAAAAAGTCTCTGTTAATCTCAACTTCCACCGTCATTTCATCCAGATGATTTATTCTGTCGATATATACCATAAACTGATTGCCGACTTCAGGGATTTTCAGGAGCACGTGTTCAATCTGGGAGGGGAACACATTGATACCCCGGATGACCAGCATATCATCGCTTCTTCCCGTGATTCTGGCGATCTTCTGCGCTCTTTTACACAGGCAGCCATCTTCCATCAGCATCGTAACATCACCGGTACGATATCGCAGCAGAGGCATGGCTTCTTTGACCAGCGGGGTTACTACCAACTCCCCACGCTCTCCATCTGAGACACGGTCTCCGGAAATTGGATCAATGATCTCAACCAGATAGGAATCATGCCAGATATGGAGCCCGTCACGCTCCTCACATTCGAATGCAACACCCGGTCCAAAGAGCTCGCTCAGGCCATATGAATCGTACGCTGTTACACCAAGTCTTTTTTCAAGAGTGTGCCGTACACTTTCTGACCATGGCTCAGCCCCGAAAATTCCTGTTTTGAGACTATCGAGAGATTCACCCATCTCTTCTGCAACCTCCGAAAGATGCATTGCGTAACTGGGTGTGCAGTGAATTGTTGTCACGCCAAAATCTCTGATCATTTCGATCTGGCGTTTGGTATTCCCTGTGGCGCTGGGGATAACCGTCATCCCTATTTTTTCTGCACCATAGTGGAAACCAAGACCCCCAGTGAACATGCCATAATTGACCATATTCTGGAAGATATCATCCTTTCCAACACCGATCATGGTCATATTGCGTGCAATCAGGTCTGCCCAGACATCAAGGTCTTTTTTTGTGTATCCAACAACCGTAGGTTTTCCTGTTGTTCCCGATGTTGTATGGATGCGGACGATATCCCTTAGAGGAACTGCGAACAACCCGAAAGGATAGCCATCCCGAAGATCCTGTTTTTTGGTAAAAGGTATTTTCTGGATGTCATCCAGTGTTTTTATCGATGATGTCGTGATTCCTGCCTCGGAAAGACGCTTTTTAAAAAAACCAACTTTTTGTGCCTGGTTTATCGTTTTCTTCAAACGTTTGAGCTGAAGTGCCTGTAAATCATCAGGTTTCAGGGTTTCAATCTGCTTATCCCAGAACATCTCCGACCTCTGTTATGCTATCGCATGACAAATTATGTCTTGACTACGGTATATATCCACCGAAAATGCAGAATTTAGGTAATATTGGGAACCGGACTTTTGTAACTTACTCTCTACTTCCCTAAAAGGTACAACGATGATTTAATCTGTGGAAATGTGGTAGTAATTATCTGAATTGGGAAGGATCATACGGGGTTTATGGAAACGAATTATCCTTGGTTGTCGGTTAGCGGGTTTGGCTCTCATATCAAATCGACACAAACAAAGCTAATTGTCCAGAAAAAAAACAGCGTTGAAGAATACCCTCTTGAATCTGTAAAAAATCTTCTCATCGTTGGTGGCCATACGATAAGCTCGGGAACGATTACGCAGCTCATAAAAAAAGGTGCAATAATCTCATTTTTCGAACCAGATGGGAATCCAATTGGGATTATCAGCCCTTTCGGCTACCATAACGATCCGGAGGTGTATCATGCACAGCAAACCGGATCACGACATCGCTATGCAACGGTTATTGCTCAGGGAGCATTGAAGTCCCGCCTTGTCGCTATTAATCGCCTGCAGGAGACGCAGAATGTGGTGCTTTTTTATGAAGGTGAGTCGGATTTCCTTCATAAGTCCTTAGAGGAAATGGCATACCTGATCAAACTCGACGAGATCCGCCGTCTGCACCGCCTGACCTCTGATATGTATTATGAGATCATGTCGCGCAACACCAAGCCCGAATTTGGATTTCGGAGACGGACATTGCGTCCTCAGATAGATCCCATCAATGCCATGCTCTCATTTGGTTATGCAATGCTGTTTGGCAATTGCTGTGTTTCACTGATCGGGGCGAGGTTGGACCCTGACATTGGCCTGTTGCATGAAGGTAATGGGGGTCTGGTCAATGATATTGCTGAGTCGATGAAATCTGAAATGATTGATAAAGTAGTTTTTAGGATCGCCCGCGAATCCCTTATACCTGAAGATTATGAACTCACCAATGATCGGTGCATGCTATCAGATGAATTAATCAGAAATCTCATTAAAACATTTCATGATACAATAAACAATAACAAAATCGATGAACAGGTATCAAATCTCTCAAATGCAATACGTAATAATGGTGAATTTAAAGCCCTGTACTGATACGTCCCTCTCCTTTGATAATTGAAAAGTCGTCAAAAACCTTTAACTGAATTTCTGATTGCCGGAGATCGCGGATTACTGCACGGGGACAACCATACACCATTGATACAAATTTTTCAAGAATCATCAATT
This region includes:
- a CDS encoding acylphosphatase codes for the protein MVKTIEIFISGRVQKVGFRACVRRIATDLKLSGTVMNLPDGRVHIYVTGELMILEKFVSMVYGCPRAVIRDLRQSEIQLKVFDDFSIIKGEGRISTGL
- the hxlA gene encoding 3-hexulose-6-phosphate synthase, yielding MNKPVLQVALDLLELKRALQIAQEAIDGGADWIEVGTPLIKSEGMSAIRSMRERFPDTVIVADMKVADTGTLEVEMAAKAGADIVCVLADADDAVIEEAIRAARLYGVRIMADLINVKDPVSQACHLESLGIDIICAHVGIDQQMTGRDSVELLTSLSGKIHVPLAVAGGIDYKSAGEAVQGGADIVIVGGGIVRSSDVTGSTKKIRAAMDHPSIKPIKKKSADENIRSLLMQVSTPNISDAMHRKGAMTGIFSICGNVKMVGRAVTVQTLAGDWAKPVEAIDVARKDEVIVINNDGCTHVAPWGELATLSCVTKGISGVVIDGAVRDVDDIRAMKFPLFAKAIVPNAGEPKGFGEINSEIQCAGQYVCPGDWIVGDESGVVVIPAGRAYEVARRALEVRKNEERIREEIRRGSTLSQVAELIKWEKQ
- a CDS encoding ACT domain-containing protein yields the protein MDTQKYVIRQISIFSENRPGRLAAIAHALGEEKINILAFSIAEANGFGVVRALVDHPEKAHDKLLSMGFNIAFTDVIAVRMKDQPGGLYEVAKILGDAGINIEYSYAYSGKEGAVLILRVDLVEDAIKKIKNSGAILLERSVFH
- the cas1 gene encoding CRISPR-associated endonuclease Cas1, which gives rise to METNYPWLSVSGFGSHIKSTQTKLIVQKKNSVEEYPLESVKNLLIVGGHTISSGTITQLIKKGAIISFFEPDGNPIGIISPFGYHNDPEVYHAQQTGSRHRYATVIAQGALKSRLVAINRLQETQNVVLFYEGESDFLHKSLEEMAYLIKLDEIRRLHRLTSDMYYEIMSRNTKPEFGFRRRTLRPQIDPINAMLSFGYAMLFGNCCVSLIGARLDPDIGLLHEGNGGLVNDIAESMKSEMIDKVVFRIARESLIPEDYELTNDRCMLSDELIRNLIKTFHDTINNNKIDEQVSNLSNAIRNNGEFKALY
- a CDS encoding phenylacetate--CoA ligase; amino-acid sequence: MFWDKQIETLKPDDLQALQLKRLKKTINQAQKVGFFKKRLSEAGITTSSIKTLDDIQKIPFTKKQDLRDGYPFGLFAVPLRDIVRIHTTSGTTGKPTVVGYTKKDLDVWADLIARNMTMIGVGKDDIFQNMVNYGMFTGGLGFHYGAEKIGMTVIPSATGNTKRQIEMIRDFGVTTIHCTPSYAMHLSEVAEEMGESLDSLKTGIFGAEPWSESVRHTLEKRLGVTAYDSYGLSELFGPGVAFECEERDGLHIWHDSYLVEIIDPISGDRVSDGERGELVVTPLVKEAMPLLRYRTGDVTMLMEDGCLCKRAQKIARITGRSDDMLVIRGINVFPSQIEHVLLKIPEVGNQFMVYIDRINHLDEMTVEVEINRDFFSGELTDLARIQKKVGKELRDALELRTTVRLVEPGSLPRFEGKAKRVIDRREAI
- a CDS encoding phenylacetate--CoA ligase codes for the protein MKCWDPRIEEMPKEDLQRMQYKLLKSLVYRLYSFSPFYHDRMKEQKVHPDDITKLSDVHKLPFMFKRDLRDNYPDKIFTATQDELVRYHVSSGTTGKPTVVGYTQNDINTWTTSLARALTSIGLGRGDVIQVSYGYGLFTGGLGMHYGAERIGATVIPTSVGNTERQIELMQDLGATAIACTPSYLLHIGEVAEKMGVNIKKDTQLRTGILGAEPWTEGMRNRIQEWLGINAYDIYGTSELSGPMFTECAEQKGFHIWSDIALVEIIDPKTGESLEAGEKGELTITILQKEALPMIRYRIGDITTMEEDTCACGRTHPRIQRIQGRVDDMLIIRGINVFPSQVEYALMAIPEVGEHFQIVVEKRGALDDMLVRVELNKESFSDKINDLMQIRQKVEHRLRNSLNVNVDVELVEPGSLPRFEGKSKRVIDKRSM